In candidate division TA06 bacterium, a single window of DNA contains:
- a CDS encoding site-specific integrase translates to MRTYRRGKTWYLDYLHKGRRIRRAVGRSKRMAELALKDIEVKIAKGENLGVQERPRVLFRDCSAEYLQYSKTHKATSSSERDALSLKWLTAAFGDQYLFAITLRQIEQYMTERVEKGGVKGSTVNRELACLRHMLNKAVEWGYLNENPAKGIKMFKEPPGRVRFLEPAEIDKLLKECPPYLKPIVVTALNTGLRQSEILGLRWANVKLRTRTIMVLQTKNNEPRLVPINEPLHRELRRLYARRRGDFVFCDKDGKPYEKVYRGFKAACRRAGITDFTFHDLRHTFASHLAMADTNIRTIQELMGHKTIKMTMRYSHLSQQHLQEAVGLLGLRLSGEMQRQLRSPSTTEENDSIS, encoded by the coding sequence ATGAGGACCTATAGACGAGGCAAGACCTGGTATCTTGACTACCTGCACAAGGGTCGACGTATCAGGAGGGCCGTGGGTCGCTCGAAGAGGATGGCCGAGCTGGCGTTGAAAGACATTGAAGTGAAGATTGCCAAAGGGGAGAATCTCGGTGTCCAGGAGCGGCCTCGTGTGCTGTTCAGGGACTGTTCCGCTGAGTATCTCCAGTATTCGAAGACACATAAGGCAACAAGCTCTTCAGAACGAGATGCCCTCAGTCTCAAGTGGCTAACAGCAGCCTTTGGCGATCAGTACCTGTTTGCCATCACCCTCAGACAAATCGAGCAATACATGACGGAGAGGGTGGAAAAGGGAGGAGTGAAGGGGTCAACCGTGAATAGAGAGCTCGCCTGCCTCAGGCACATGCTCAACAAGGCGGTGGAATGGGGCTACCTGAACGAGAATCCGGCCAAGGGTATCAAGATGTTCAAGGAACCTCCGGGGCGAGTGAGGTTTCTTGAACCAGCGGAGATAGATAAGCTACTGAAGGAGTGTCCCCCCTACCTGAAGCCGATAGTAGTAACCGCTCTGAACACAGGGCTGAGACAATCAGAGATACTAGGCCTAAGGTGGGCAAATGTGAAGCTGAGAACCAGAACCATAATGGTGCTACAGACCAAGAACAACGAGCCAAGGCTCGTACCAATCAATGAGCCGCTACACAGGGAACTGAGAAGGCTATATGCACGGCGCCGTGGAGATTTCGTGTTCTGCGACAAGGACGGCAAGCCTTATGAGAAGGTCTACAGAGGCTTCAAAGCTGCGTGCAGGAGAGCAGGCATAACCGATTTCACATTCCATGACCTCCGCCACACCTTCGCTTCACATCTAGCAATGGCCGACACCAATATCCGCACAATCCAGGAGCTCATGGGTCATAAAACTATCAAGATGACGATGCGCTACTCCCACCTATCCCAACAGCACCTTCAAGAAGCAGTGGGGCTGTTAGGACTAAGGCTCTCCGGCGAGATGCAGAGGCAGCTGCGTTCACCCTCCACCACCGAGGAAAACGACTCCATCTCCTGA
- a CDS encoding bifunctional (p)ppGpp synthetase/guanosine-3',5'-bis(diphosphate) 3'-pyrophosphohydrolase yields the protein MPNQKNHSEILFDAIEFAVKAHRGQFRKGTRVPYIVHPIRVAAVLIRHRCPQRVVVAGILHDVVEDTGRTLEDIEPCFGKRVARIVEAVSQRDKSRPWRKRKEETLERIKDAPSEVLLVECADKLDNIRTIREDCDRMGEDIWERFDAPEESQRWYYRSLVEAFRSRAEGGILTFLVKDFESEVRKVFGDDDAPE from the coding sequence ATGCCCAATCAGAAGAACCACTCAGAGATTCTGTTTGATGCGATCGAGTTTGCGGTAAAGGCGCACAGGGGGCAGTTCCGAAAGGGCACCCGGGTCCCGTACATAGTCCATCCAATCCGCGTCGCCGCAGTACTCATACGCCACAGATGTCCCCAAAGGGTGGTCGTGGCTGGCATCCTGCACGATGTGGTGGAGGACACAGGCCGGACACTCGAGGACATCGAACCATGCTTCGGCAAGAGGGTCGCCAGAATCGTTGAGGCGGTTTCCCAGAGGGACAAGTCCCGTCCCTGGAGAAAACGCAAAGAGGAGACTCTGGAGCGAATCAAGGACGCCCCATCGGAAGTCCTTCTCGTTGAATGTGCTGACAAGCTTGACAACATCCGAACCATTCGAGAGGACTGTGACAGGATGGGAGAGGACATCTGGGAAAGGTTTGACGCTCCAGAGGAATCTCAGCGGTGGTACTACAGATCTCTGGTGGAGGCCTTCCGCAGCCGGGCGGAGGGTGGGATTCTTACTTTCCTCGTTAAAGATTTCGAGTCTGAAGTCCGAAAGGTCTTCGGTGATGACGACGCTCCTGAGTAA
- a CDS encoding DUF3387 domain-containing protein: MGNLGTEAENFIAAMAAKFEEGRKRIQAQRLRTAVTAKLSKLLLLNRTRADYQKMLERMIDEYNAGSINVEQFFKSLVEFAQDLSTEEQRAIAEELSEEELAIFDLLTKPDMKLTKKEKLSVKKVALDLLQVLKREKLVLDWRKRQQSRAAVRLAIEERLDQLPESYSRQIYEQKCEVIYEHIYESYYGEGESIYALAG; encoded by the coding sequence ATGGGAAATCTGGGAACAGAAGCTGAGAACTTCATCGCTGCAATGGCGGCGAAGTTCGAGGAGGGAAGGAAGCGTATCCAAGCCCAGAGGCTTAGAACGGCAGTTACAGCAAAACTAAGTAAGCTCCTCCTTCTGAATCGAACACGCGCCGATTACCAGAAAATGCTTGAGAGAATGATCGATGAATACAACGCAGGGAGCATCAACGTCGAGCAGTTCTTCAAGAGCCTTGTCGAGTTCGCGCAGGACCTAAGTACCGAAGAGCAGCGAGCGATTGCCGAAGAGCTCTCCGAGGAGGAACTGGCCATCTTCGATTTGTTGACCAAGCCTGACATGAAACTCACGAAGAAGGAAAAGCTGAGCGTGAAGAAAGTTGCCCTGGACCTGCTCCAGGTCCTTAAACGGGAGAAGCTCGTCTTGGACTGGCGTAAACGCCAGCAGTCCCGCGCCGCCGTGAGATTGGCAATCGAAGAGAGATTAGATCAATTACCCGAATCATATTCACGCCAGATTTATGAACAGAAGTGCGAGGTTATCTATGAGCACATATACGAGTCCTACTACGGAGAAGGCGAAAGCATCTACGCCTTGGCCGGCTGA